The following are encoded together in the Drosophila takahashii strain IR98-3 E-12201 chromosome X, DtakHiC1v2, whole genome shotgun sequence genome:
- the LOC108068149 gene encoding coiled-coil domain-containing protein 25 yields MVFYFKSSVVQPPAMLYMGRDKHENEELIRWGWPEDVWFHVHDLSSAHVYLRLRKGQTIDDIPSDVLVDAAQLCKANSIQGNKVNNLEVVYTMWENLKKTPDMEPGQVAYHNEKAVRRIRLEKRINEIVNRLNKTKTEEEHPDFRGLREARDAAERQDQKKLQRERRDQEKEAAKQRELEAELRSYASLQKSENMRTNYDAGNESDDFM; encoded by the coding sequence ATGGTTTTCTACTTCAAGAGCAGCGTCGTCCAGCCGCCGGCGATGCTCTACATGGGTCGCGACAAGCACGAGAACGAGGAGCTCATCCGATGGGGCTGGCCGGAGGACGTGTGGTTCCACGTCCACGATCTCTCCTCGGCCCACGTTTATCTGAGACTCCGCAAGGGCCAGACCATCGACGACATACCCAGCGATGTCTTGGTGGACGCCGCCCAGCTGTGCAAGGCGAACAGCATCCAGGGCAACAAGGTGAACAATTTGGAGGTGGTCTACACCATGTGGGAGAACCTGAAGAAGACACCGGACATGGAGCCCGGCCAGGTGGCCTATCACAACGAGAAGGCGGTGCGTCGCATCCGTTTGGAGAAGCGCATCAACGAGATTGTCAATCGGCTGAACAAGACCAAGACGGAGGAGGAGCACCCCGATTTCCGGGGGCTGCGCGAGGCACGCGATGCCGCCGAGCGGCAGGATCAGAAGAAGCTGCAGCGCGAGCGACGCGACCAGGAGAAGGAGGCCGCCAAGCAGCGGGAGCTGGAGGCCGAGCTGCGCAGCTACGCCTCGCTGCAGAAGAGCGAGAATATGCGCACCAACTACGATGCGGGCAACGAGTCGGACGACTTCATGTAG
- the cm gene encoding AP-3 complex subunit mu-2, which produces MIHSLFIVNSGGEVFLEKHWRSVVSRSVCEYFLDAQRTAPYDVPPVIATPHYYLITVQRDAVSLVAACKQEVPPLFVIEFLHRVVDTFQDYFGDCSESVIKDNYVVVYELLDEMLDNGFPLATESNILKELIKPPNILRTIANTVTGKSNVSTTLPSGQLSAIPWRRSGVRYTNNEAYFDVIEEVDAIIDKSGSTVFAEIQGYIDCCIKLSGMPDLTLSFMNPRLFDDVSFHPCVRFKRWEAERLLSFIPPDGNFRLMSYHISSQSVVAIPIYIRHNFSIKTGEQGRLDLTIGPRNTLGRTVDKVKLELTMPRCVLNCLLTPNQGKYTFDSVSKTLSWDVGRIDVSKLPNIRGSVSITPGTTNIDANPSVNVQFQISQLAVSGLKVNRLDMYGEKYKPFKGVKYLTKAGKFQVRM; this is translated from the exons ATGATACACAGCCTGTTTATCGTGAACAGCGGCGG CGAGGTCTTCCTGGAGAAGCACTGGCGCTCGGTGGTCTCGCGATCCGTGTGCGAATACTTCCTCGACGCCCAGCGAACGGCTCCATAT GATGTGCCACCGGTGATTGCCACGCCCCACTACTACCTGATCACGGTGCAAAGGGATGCGGTGTCCCTGGTGGCCGCCTGCAAGCAGGAGGTGCCGCCGCTGTTCGTCATCGAGTTCCTGCATCGCGTGGTGGACACCTTCCAGGACTATTTCGGCGACTGCTCCGAGTCGGTGATCAAGGACAACTATGTGGTGGTCTACGAGCTGTTGGATGAGATGCTGGACAATGGCTTTCCGCTGGCCACCGAGAGCAACATCCTCAAGGAGCTGATCAAGCCGCCGAACATTCTGCGCACCATTGCCAACACGGTGACGGGCAAGAGCAA TGTAAGCACCACCTTGCCATCGGGACAGCTTTCGGCGATTCCCTGGCGGCGGAGCGGCGTGCGTTACACCAACAACGAGGCCTACTTCGATGTCATCGAGGAGGTGGACGCCATTATAGACAAGTCGGGCTCCACGGTCTTTGCGGAGATCCAGGGATAT ATCGACTGCTGCATCAAGCTATCCGGGATGCCTGATCTCACGCTGTCCTTCATGAATCCTCGCCTCTTCGACGACGTCTCCTTCCATCCCTGCGTGCGCTTCAAGCGCTGGGAGGCGGAGCGCCTGCTCTCCTTCATTCCGCCCGACGGCAACTTTCGCCTGATGTCGTATCACATTAGCTCCCAGTCGGTGGTGGCCATACCTATTTACATTCGGCACAATTTCTCCATCAAAACGGGTGAACAGGGACGGCTGGATCTGACAATTGGACCGCGGAACACGCTCGGTCGCACCGTGGACAAGGTGAAGCTGGAGCTGACCATGCCGCGATGCGTGCTCAATTGCCTGCTGACGCCGAATCAGGGCAAGTACACCTTCGATTCGGTAAGCAAGACGCTGTCCTGGGACGTGGGACGCATCGATGTGTCCAAGCTGCCAAATATTCGGGGATCG GTCTCCATTACGCCCGGCACCACCAATATAGATGCCAATCCGTCCGTGAATGTTCAGTTCCAGATCTCCCAGCTGGCCGTCTCCGGGCTGAAGGTGAATCGCCTGGATATGTACGGCGAGAAGTACAAGCCCTTCAAGGGCGTCAAATACCTGACCAAGGCGGGCAAGTTCCAGGTGCGGATGTAG
- the Inx2 gene encoding innexin inx2: MFDVFGSVKGLLKIDQVCIDNNVFRMHYKATVIILIAFSLLVTSRQYIGDPIDCIVDEIPLGVMDTYCWIYSTFTVPERLTGITGRDVVQPGVGSHVEGEDEVKYHKYYQWVCFVLFFQAILFYVPRYLWKSWEGGRLKMLVMDLNSPIVNDECKNDRKKILVDYFIGNLNRHNFYAFRFFVCEALNFVNVIGQIYFVDFFLDGEFSTYGSDVLKFTELEPDERIDPMARVFPKVTKCTFHKYGPSGSVQKFDGLCVLPLNIVNEKIYVFLWFWFIILSILSGISLIYRISVVAGPKLRHLLLRARSRLAESEEVELVANKCNIGDWFLLYQLGKNIDPLIYKEVISDLSREMGGDEHSAHKRPFDA, from the coding sequence ATGTTTGATGTCTTTGGGTCCGTAAAGGGCCTGCTGAAGATCGACCAGGTGTGCATCGACAACAATGTCTTTCGGATGCACTACAAGGCCACGGTGATCATACTGATCGCCTTCTCGCTGCTGGTGACCTCGCGCCAGTACATCGGTGACCCCATCGACTGCATCGTGGACGAGATCCCGCTGGGCGTGATGGACACCTACTGCTGGATCTACTCGACCTTCACCGTTCCGGAGCGGCTGACGGGCATCACGGGCCGCGATGTGGTGCAGCCCGGTGTGGGCTCCCATGTGGAGGGCGAGGACGAGGTGAAGTACCACAAGTACTACCAGTGGGTCTGCTTCGTCCTCTTCTTCCAGGCCATCCTCTTCTACGTGCCGCGCTATCTGTGGAAGTCCTGGGAGGGCGGTCGCCTCAAGATGCTGGTCATGGACCTCAACAGCCCCATTGTGAATGACGAGTGCAAGAACGATCGCAAGAAGATCCTGGTGGACTACTTCATTGGCAACCTGAATCGCCACAACTTCTATGCCTTCCGGTTCTTCGTCTGCGAGGCCCTCAACTTTGTGAACGTCATCGGGCAGATCTACTTCGTGGACTTCTTCCTGGACGGCGAGTTCAGCACCTACGGCAGCGATGTCCTCAAGTTCACCGAACTGGAGCCCGACGAGCGCATCGATCCGATGGCCCGGGTCTTCCCGAAGGTCACCAAGTGTACGTTCCACAAGTACGGTCCCTCCGGCAGCGTCCAGAAGTTCGACGGCCTGTGCGTGCTGCCCCTGAACATTGTCAACGAGAAGATCTACGTGTTCCTGTGGTTCTGGTTCATCATCCTGAGCATTCTCTCCGGCATTTCGCTGATCTACCGGATCTCCGTGGTGGCGGGACCCAAGCTCCGTCATCTCCTGCTCCGCGCCCGTTCCCGTCTGGCCGAAAGCGAGGAGGTCGAGCTGGTGGCCAACAAGTGCAACATCGGCGACTGGTTCCTGCTCTATCAGCTGGGCAAGAACATCGATCCGCTTATCTACAAGGAGGTGATATCGGACCTCTCCCGCGAAATGGGCGGCGATGAGCATAGCGCCCACAAGCGGCCCTTCGACGCCTAa
- the sloth1 gene encoding ubiquinol-cytochrome c reductase complex assembly factor 5, whose product MSSAYSGSVRRLLDSWPGKRRFGVYRFLPLFFLLGAGLEFSMIKWTVGETNFYRTFKRRQAKNYVEEQQHLQARNAGSSN is encoded by the exons ATGAGTTCGGCGTACAGCGGCTCCGTGCGTCGCCTGCTGGACAGTTGGCCCGGAAAGAGGCGCTTCGGCGTGTACCGCTTCCTGCCGCTCTTCTTCCTGCTGGGCGCCGGCCTGGAGTTCTCCATGATCAAGTGGACGGTGGGCGAGACGAATTTCT ATCGCACTTTCAAGCGTCGCCAGGCCAAGAACTAcgtggaggagcagcagcatctGCAGGCGCGCAACGCAGGCAGCTCAAACTAG
- the sloth2 gene encoding ubiquinol-cytochrome c reductase complex assembly factor 6 gives MPAGVSWGQYMKFLGCALASMMAGSQAVHLYYRPLEDLPAYIEREQQPPDAQASKSV, from the coding sequence ATGCCCGCCGGCGTCTCGTGGGGCCAGTACATGAAGTTCCTGGGCTGCGCCCTGGCCTCCATGATGGCCGGTTCGCAGGCGGTGCACTTGTACTACCGTCCGCTGGAGGATCTGCCCGCCTACATCGAACGGGAGCAGCAGCCACCCGATGCACAAGCCTCGAAATCCGTGTAA
- the LOC108068146 gene encoding zinc finger protein 664 yields the protein MPLTRETARELCRTCLLPLNRELQLQQLQEEIPIPISQELRQLLHMDLDQDEEDLPQELCLECRLLVENFERFRRKAEDSRRQLEEMLKREQDAKEPTFEVVYEEGQADEGSLHSLEPPEPEPDPDPIARTRRTTARNTLKCSLCRHSFAHQITLAAHVRKVHEGSKRPYQCDQCDKAYSFMGGLYTHIREVHAPQERRHPCDQPGCERIYTSRIAMQKHKRLKHSPRGRDALRKFICEQCGASFNQSANLKFHLKTKHPTEDEVSSAAGERHFCEICQKEFHSRYTLKYHTLQQHEVSQAELPHECQVCGRRMAKKFMLLQHMLKHSSEKLPCEHCGRPFARRFELEAHVQAVHLKLKPFACGHCPESFASRKTLRHHEYIHTGEKPYVCGTCGQAFRQQTCLKNHRKVHDKSS from the coding sequence atgcctCTGACGCGGGAAACCGCCCGTGAGCTCTGCCGCACCTGCCTGCTGCCATTAAACAGGGAGCTGCAGCTCCAGCAATTGCAGGAGgagattcccattcccattagCCAGGAGCTGCGGCAGTTGCTCCACATGGATCTCGACCAGGATGAGGAGGATCTGCCCCAGGAACTCTGCCTGGAGTGCCGCCTGCTGGTCGAGAACTTCGAGCGGTTTCGCCGGAAGGCAGAGGATTCCAGGAggcagctggaggagatgcTGAAAAGGGAGCAGGATGCAAAGGAACCCACTTTTGAGGTGGTCTACGAGGAGGGGCAGGCGGACGAGGGTTCCCTGCACAGCCTGGAGCCCCCCGAACCGGAGCCCGATCCAGATCCCATTGCCAGGACCAGGAGAACCACCGCGAGGAACACCCTAAAGTGCAGCCTGTGCCGGCACAGCTTCGCCCACCAGATTACCCTGGCTGCGCATGTGCGCAAGGTGCACGAGGGCAGCAAGCGGCCCTACCAGTGCGACCAGTGCGACAAGGCCTACAGCTTCATGGGCGGCCTGTATACGCACATTCGGGAGGTGCATGCGCCGCAGGAGCGGCGGCATCCCTGCGATCAACCTGGATGCGAGCGAATCTACACCAGCCGCATTGCCATGCAGAAGCACAAAAGGCTGAAGCATTCACCACGCGGCAGGGATGCCCTCAGGAAGTTCATCTGCGAACAGTGCGGCGCCAGCTTCAATCAGTCGGCGAATCTCAAGTTTCATCTGAAGACCAAGCATCCCACCGAGGACGAGGTTTCCTCCGCCGCCGGCGAGCGGCACTTTTGCGAGATCTGCCAGAAGGAGTTCCACTCGCGCTACACCCTCAAGTATCACACGCTGCAGCAGCACGAGGTTAGCCAGGCGGAGCTGCCGCACGAGTGCCAGGTGTGCGGCCGCCGGATGGCCAAGAAGTTCATGCTGCTGCAGCACATGCTCAAGCACTCCAGCGAAAAGCTGCCCTGCGAGCACTGCGGCCGGCCATTCGCCCGCCGCTTCGAGCTGGAGGCCCACGTCCAGGCGGTGCACCTCAAGCTCAAGCCCTTCGCCTGTGGCCACTGCCCCGAGAGCTTCGCCTCGCGGAAGACGTTGCGCCACCACGAGTATATCCACACCGGCGAGAAGCCCTACGTCTGCGGCACCTGCGGCCAGGCCTTCCGCCAGCAGACGTGCCTCAAGAACCACCGCAAGGTGCATGATAAATCGTCTTAG